One segment of Terriglobia bacterium DNA contains the following:
- a CDS encoding glycosyltransferase family 39 protein, with protein sequence MTAIRTKLLATQLALVAGVCYFFFFFGLGAFGLTGADEPRYAQIAREMLARHDWIVPTLNGAPWLEKPALLYWKMINSYAIFGVSDWAARIPAAFHATAVVFGIFFFMRRFRFASELDAAMIAASSAGMIGFGRGASTDMLVSAPFALAMMCWWTWHQTNKKLWLLIFYGLLGVGALAKGPVAPALAVLVVGAYAVLRRDGRIFLRSLSLIGFLLFAAIVLPWYLAVQHKVPQFFRVFFIEHNLERFGTNLYQHSQPFWYYIPVFLLATIPWTLFAVPALIDAGKNAWKRWHATSQSTNSESTTIEADADDGLPSFLFIWIVVPIVFFSISRAKLPGYILPSIPAAALLTADYVHRLKVVPRLLTSFHALLCAVLMVAALMAPFAMMKVQPPSYMGIFMAVTGGVIAFMVLLMVRREGMRVLHFVTLVPTILAVAFLLRPAAATIDRTQSARPINQRLAELGVDANETVASFNVKRQVAYGLDFYRNQPISHYEQEGPLDLPSGIPSAKHVVVAREGSLGAVQAAVGNRQVLPIGTFPPQHLEFFQVSAAK encoded by the coding sequence ATGACCGCTATTCGCACCAAATTGCTGGCCACGCAGCTCGCGCTTGTCGCGGGCGTGTGCTACTTCTTTTTCTTTTTTGGACTTGGCGCATTTGGCCTGACCGGCGCGGACGAGCCGCGTTATGCCCAGATTGCCCGCGAGATGCTGGCTCGGCATGATTGGATCGTTCCCACGCTGAACGGCGCGCCCTGGCTGGAAAAACCTGCGCTGCTCTACTGGAAGATGATAAACAGCTACGCCATCTTTGGCGTGAGTGACTGGGCCGCGCGCATTCCGGCGGCCTTCCATGCCACGGCGGTCGTCTTCGGCATATTTTTCTTCATGCGGCGTTTTCGCTTTGCCAGCGAACTGGATGCCGCCATGATTGCCGCATCGTCGGCAGGGATGATCGGCTTTGGGCGCGGTGCTTCGACGGACATGCTGGTTTCCGCACCCTTTGCTCTGGCCATGATGTGCTGGTGGACATGGCATCAGACAAACAAGAAGCTCTGGCTTTTGATCTTCTACGGATTACTGGGTGTAGGTGCTTTGGCCAAAGGTCCAGTGGCTCCGGCGCTGGCTGTGCTGGTGGTGGGCGCGTATGCCGTATTGCGGCGTGACGGCAGAATTTTTCTTCGTAGCCTCTCGCTCATAGGCTTTCTCTTGTTTGCGGCCATCGTGCTGCCCTGGTACCTGGCGGTGCAGCACAAAGTGCCGCAGTTCTTCCGCGTCTTCTTTATTGAGCACAACCTTGAGCGTTTTGGCACCAATCTCTACCAGCATTCACAGCCATTCTGGTATTACATCCCGGTTTTTCTGCTGGCTACAATTCCATGGACCTTATTCGCTGTCCCCGCGCTAATAGATGCGGGAAAAAACGCGTGGAAGAGGTGGCACGCAACCTCGCAGTCCACAAATTCGGAGTCGACAACGATTGAAGCCGACGCCGATGACGGCCTGCCGAGCTTCCTGTTTATCTGGATTGTCGTGCCGATTGTATTTTTCAGTATTTCCCGCGCCAAGCTGCCCGGATACATTCTTCCTTCGATCCCCGCAGCCGCGCTGCTCACTGCCGACTATGTACACCGCCTCAAGGTCGTCCCCAGATTACTGACTTCTTTCCACGCATTGCTTTGCGCGGTCCTGATGGTGGCCGCGCTGATGGCTCCATTCGCCATGATGAAAGTGCAGCCGCCTTCCTATATGGGGATTTTTATGGCGGTCACCGGTGGAGTTATCGCGTTCATGGTCCTGCTGATGGTGCGTCGGGAGGGGATGCGAGTTTTGCATTTTGTGACTCTTGTCCCCACTATCCTTGCTGTAGCTTTTTTGTTGCGGCCTGCGGCTGCAACCATCGATCGCACGCAATCAGCGCGGCCCATCAATCAGCGGCTGGCAGAGCTTGGCGTGGACGCCAATGAGACGGTGGCCAGCTTCAACGTAAAGCGGCAAGTCGCGTACGGGCTGGACTTTTACCGCAACCAGCCGATCAGCCATTACGAGCAGGAAGGCCCGCTTGATCTGCCTTCCGGCATCCCATCGGCCAAGCACGTTGTGGTGGCAAGAGAGGGAAGCCTGGGCGCGGTCCAGGCAGCGGTGGGCAACCGGCAAGTCCTGCCTATCGGCACATTTCCGCCGCAGCATCTTGAGTTTTTTCAGGTAAGTGCGGCAAAGTAA
- a CDS encoding bifunctional oligoribonuclease/PAP phosphatase NrnA, which yields MDQLAQVLQEIQQRRRFLVTSHARPDGDAIGSTLALAQILRKMGKTADVVLADPVPVIYQPLPHSETIRHTIKANCDYDAAIILECDSVQRTRLQGLENKFLISIDHHISAKPFADVNWIDPSAVATAELIFRLAQAAQVKLTPDIATCLYTAVLTDTGSFSYSPTNACTFELAKYLVEHGADPTTIAHNIYFSAPMSKMCLLGAALSTLQRDGAVTWMSITRQDMERFGALEEDCEGLVNYALGIAGVEVAIFLRELANERIRVSIRSKGAVNVAEIAQKFGGGGHECAGGFSTEGPVKEAAKRVLAELRQHLSESGT from the coding sequence ATGGACCAGCTCGCACAGGTCTTACAGGAGATTCAACAGCGCCGGCGCTTTTTGGTTACCTCGCACGCCCGGCCCGATGGTGACGCCATTGGGTCAACGCTTGCGCTGGCCCAGATTCTGCGCAAAATGGGCAAAACTGCCGACGTTGTCCTGGCCGATCCTGTCCCTGTCATCTACCAGCCGCTGCCGCATTCTGAGACCATTCGTCACACTATCAAAGCGAATTGCGATTACGACGCTGCCATTATCCTGGAATGTGACAGCGTGCAGCGCACCCGGCTGCAAGGGCTGGAAAATAAATTTCTAATCAGCATTGACCACCACATCAGCGCCAAGCCATTTGCCGACGTGAATTGGATTGATCCCAGCGCTGTGGCAACGGCGGAGTTGATCTTCCGTCTCGCCCAGGCCGCGCAGGTAAAGCTGACGCCGGACATTGCGACCTGCCTTTACACCGCTGTGCTTACTGACACGGGTTCGTTCTCCTATTCCCCCACGAATGCCTGCACTTTTGAGCTCGCAAAATATCTGGTGGAGCACGGCGCAGATCCCACCACGATTGCGCACAACATCTATTTTTCCGCACCCATGTCCAAGATGTGCCTGCTGGGCGCTGCGCTATCAACGCTGCAGCGCGATGGCGCGGTTACATGGATGTCCATTACGCGGCAGGACATGGAGCGCTTTGGCGCACTCGAGGAAGACTGTGAAGGGCTGGTCAACTATGCGCTGGGCATCGCCGGAGTGGAGGTGGCGATCTTCTTACGCGAGCTGGCCAATGAGCGCATCCGCGTCAGCATCCGCAGCAAGGGCGCGGTGAACGTGGCGGAAATCGCACAGAAGTTTGGCGGTGGTGGCCATGAGTGCGCCGGAGGATTTTCCACAGAAGGCCCCGTAAAGGAGGCGGCCAAGCGCGTCCTGGCGGAGCTGCGGCAGCACCTGTCTGAAAGCGGTACTTAG
- the rbfA gene encoding 30S ribosome-binding factor RbfA has product MPEHRGRTYHRARVGETLKEEIGVIIEGELGDPRIALCTVTEIALAPDGKSARVYIEVAGDEREQEQTVKAINAAKGYIKRELLIRLGVRHVPELNFLLDKSQEYGSRIDDLLGRINKRKKK; this is encoded by the coding sequence ATGCCGGAGCATCGGGGCAGGACGTACCACAGGGCGCGCGTGGGCGAGACGCTGAAGGAAGAGATCGGCGTAATTATTGAAGGCGAGCTGGGCGATCCGCGAATTGCGTTGTGCACCGTAACGGAAATCGCGCTGGCGCCGGACGGGAAGAGCGCGCGGGTTTACATTGAGGTTGCGGGCGACGAGCGTGAGCAGGAGCAGACGGTCAAGGCCATCAACGCGGCCAAGGGCTATATCAAGCGCGAGCTGCTGATACGGCTGGGAGTGCGCCATGTGCCGGAGCTGAATTTCCTGCTGGATAAGTCACAGGAGTACGGATCGAGAATTGACGATCTTTTGGGCCGAATCAATAAACGCAAGAAGAAATAG
- a CDS encoding SEL1-like repeat protein: MNIWANITGPGRAQFSALSLFLCFLSPLLFAQASTSDIQHDAAAGNAQAQFALANDYFRARYVTLNYAEMLTWYRKSAAQGYAPAQNQIGNMYEHNIGLPQNDKRAATYYRLAANQGFAPAQYNLAALFESGHGIHRDYKQALVWYRKAADQNFAAAEKQVGYFYQSGLGVKRDYAQALAWYRRAADHGNSDAENQLGYLAEQGWGEPQDYTEAISWYYKAAEHGNAQAQENIGYIFQHGTGVQTDYAQAMSWFNKAAVHGNGMAENQLGWMYQFGQGVKADNAMALTWYGLAADLGNTKGQNNLEILTDNLQDDGGELQNATRPVSYPIIAQAQRWAKIRDLHSRIDHAEALAGYQDDLVYQLTHTGKGKSDAITKVFNAMGSVGATKYRIEAEKYRAEAARLRDELAQTESQNLSSPAVSAP; encoded by the coding sequence ATGAATATCTGGGCAAATATCACTGGCCCCGGGCGAGCGCAGTTTTCTGCCCTTTCACTCTTCCTCTGCTTTCTTTCTCCTCTGCTATTTGCGCAAGCATCCACCTCTGATATTCAGCACGATGCCGCTGCCGGGAACGCCCAGGCCCAATTCGCCCTTGCGAATGACTATTTTCGGGCACGTTACGTGACACTCAACTACGCAGAGATGCTGACGTGGTATCGGAAATCCGCTGCCCAGGGCTATGCTCCGGCGCAGAATCAGATCGGCAACATGTACGAACATAACATCGGTTTGCCGCAGAATGACAAGCGCGCCGCAACCTACTACCGCCTGGCTGCGAACCAGGGCTTCGCGCCGGCACAGTACAATCTGGCGGCATTGTTCGAGTCTGGCCACGGCATCCATCGTGACTATAAGCAGGCCCTCGTGTGGTACCGCAAAGCCGCCGACCAAAATTTCGCCGCTGCTGAAAAGCAAGTTGGATACTTCTACCAGTCCGGACTTGGAGTCAAGCGTGATTACGCCCAGGCTCTGGCTTGGTATCGCCGCGCTGCCGATCACGGCAACTCCGACGCGGAAAACCAGCTGGGCTACCTGGCCGAGCAAGGATGGGGTGAGCCACAGGACTACACCGAAGCTATTTCCTGGTATTACAAAGCCGCGGAACACGGCAATGCCCAGGCCCAGGAAAACATCGGCTATATCTTTCAGCATGGCACGGGCGTGCAAACCGACTATGCTCAGGCGATGTCTTGGTTCAACAAGGCTGCAGTGCACGGTAACGGCATGGCGGAAAACCAGCTCGGCTGGATGTATCAATTCGGGCAAGGTGTTAAGGCTGACAATGCCATGGCGTTGACCTGGTATGGTTTGGCCGCCGATCTGGGAAACACGAAAGGCCAAAATAATCTCGAAATTCTCACGGACAATCTCCAGGACGACGGCGGAGAGCTGCAAAACGCCACTCGCCCGGTCAGTTATCCCATCATCGCGCAAGCTCAACGCTGGGCGAAAATCCGGGATCTTCACAGTCGCATTGACCATGCCGAAGCCCTTGCCGGGTACCAGGACGATCTCGTCTACCAGCTCACACATACTGGCAAAGGCAAGAGTGACGCCATCACCAAGGTCTTCAACGCGATGGGCAGCGTCGGCGCCACCAAGTACCGTATTGAAGCCGAAAAATATCGCGCTGAAGCTGCGCGCCTGCGTGATGAGTTGGCCCAAACCGAAAGCCAAAACCTATCCAGCCCCGCTGTCTCTGCTCCCTAA
- a CDS encoding DUF503 domain-containing protein gives MPIAYLTIELRIEGAHSLKDKRQVLRSLKDRLRNSFNISIAEIDVTDLWQRATLGVVSISASRDYLEGLMRNVEQAATRQANNLGAEVVDSFMDFVETGESTEANDA, from the coding sequence ATGCCAATTGCCTATTTGACGATTGAACTGCGCATTGAAGGCGCACATTCGCTCAAAGATAAGCGACAGGTATTGCGCAGCTTGAAAGACCGCCTGCGTAATTCGTTCAATATCTCCATTGCAGAAATCGATGTTACCGATCTCTGGCAACGAGCCACTCTTGGCGTGGTCAGCATTTCCGCTTCGCGCGACTACCTTGAAGGCCTGATGCGCAACGTGGAACAGGCCGCCACACGGCAGGCCAACAATCTTGGAGCGGAAGTCGTGGACTCATTTATGGACTTTGTGGAAACAGGAGAATCAACCGAGGCCAACGACGCGTGA
- a CDS encoding DinB family protein: protein MEPTATRESTALWDNDYWEKVRQRTLRVIVCIPPEKFDWRYAEGKFSFADIIRHLATIERYMYSENVQLKPSRYPGHGSELADGPENVMAFFNRMHQESVAIFSRLSTDDLQKKCVTPGGTPITVWKWLRAMVEHEVHHRSQIYTYLGMLGIPTPPIYGLTSEEVKEKSRA, encoded by the coding sequence ATGGAACCCACTGCCACCCGCGAATCTACCGCTCTCTGGGACAATGATTACTGGGAAAAAGTCCGGCAGCGCACGCTGAGGGTCATCGTCTGTATTCCTCCGGAAAAGTTTGACTGGCGCTATGCTGAAGGCAAATTCAGCTTTGCCGATATCATCCGCCACCTCGCAACAATTGAACGCTATATGTACTCGGAAAACGTTCAGCTCAAGCCCAGCCGCTATCCCGGCCACGGGTCTGAACTTGCCGACGGCCCGGAAAACGTGATGGCATTTTTCAACCGCATGCATCAGGAGTCGGTGGCCATCTTCAGCCGCCTTTCCACCGATGATCTGCAGAAGAAATGCGTGACTCCCGGCGGAACTCCCATCACGGTATGGAAGTGGTTGCGCGCCATGGTGGAGCATGAAGTCCATCATCGCTCCCAGATCTATACTTACCTGGGTATGCTGGGAATTCCCACGCCTCCTATTTACGGGCTGACTTCAGAAGAAGTGAAGGAAAAAAGCCGGGCGTAA
- a CDS encoding (2Fe-2S)-binding protein — MKKELIELRVNGRKHELAIEPSELLLDVLRQELDFTGSKRGCDDSSCGACTVLVDGVPTLSCTMLAMSCAAEENDGPDITTVEGIADHGALAAIQKAYGDWGGAQCGFCTPGFMVTVKALLDRNPEPSEEEIKHALSGNLCRCTGYTQMYQAIKAAIQAEQKATKIG; from the coding sequence ATGAAAAAAGAACTCATTGAACTTCGCGTGAACGGACGCAAGCACGAACTGGCCATTGAGCCGAGCGAACTGTTGCTGGACGTTTTACGCCAGGAGCTCGACTTTACCGGGTCAAAGCGCGGCTGTGACGATTCGTCATGCGGGGCGTGCACGGTGCTGGTGGATGGCGTACCGACCCTAAGTTGCACCATGCTGGCCATGAGCTGCGCGGCTGAGGAAAACGATGGTCCTGACATCACGACAGTGGAAGGCATTGCCGATCACGGCGCGCTGGCGGCGATCCAGAAAGCTTATGGCGACTGGGGCGGCGCGCAATGTGGCTTTTGCACGCCGGGATTCATGGTCACGGTGAAGGCGCTGCTCGATCGCAATCCGGAGCCGAGCGAAGAAGAGATCAAGCACGCTCTGAGCGGGAATCTGTGCCGCTGCACCGGATATACGCAAATGTATCAGGCGATCAAGGCGGCGATACAGGCGGAGCAGAAGGCTACGAAGATCGGGTGA
- a CDS encoding molybdopterin-dependent oxidoreductase has product MSDFSIIGKRVALVDSAGKTTGQGKYTDDLSVPGMLTGKILHSPYPHARIKKIDTSKAEAIDGVVCVVTGPDAPNKYGILPVGHDETALAVEKVRYVGDNVACVVATSEQIAERALELIEVEYEQLPAWFDPEDSMKAEKDWIHPQRPNNIEKDYHHVFGDPDKGFAEADVVMEHRYIAGEVTHAAMEPHATLASFEIDSQTGQPGRLTVWSSTQVPYYLQHKLSIVLELPMQQIRVIKPLVGGGFGGKSEVIPLEIIAAVAARKAKAPVKITYTREEVFWAHRGRPRTIIDMKIGAKKDGHITAVAAKVIQDGGAYCSYGVVTILYSGALLGALYDIPNIRYDGYRVLTNKPACGAMRGHGTVNVRFAFESQLDEIAAKLDIDPAEIRRINLLKPPCITVNNLRVQSYGLPECIDQVITRSGWHERRSQLPPARGMGMACSHYVSGAANSIIRSDMPHSTVNIKIDRDGGVVVYTGASDIGQGSDTMVAQIVAEVLGIGLGRIRVIAADTDLTPIDIGSYSSRVTFMNGNASLRSAQDVRKKIAAAAAVKMNCAPEDVMMRDDRVWKRGTAEPSTNGAHAEQILEKVDTPRGNVKEVSGRVEGQTLRGSLQQKRKEEGPKDSMSFEEAVVSAIDFTGALTGTGSYAPPKDARGGAFKGAGVGPSPAYSYSAQVAEVTVDEETGEVTVHKVWAAHDCGRALNPVSVEGQVIGSVWMGLGQAMQEEMVWKDGLLMNPGMLEYKSPSATESPEVECIIVESVDPEGPFGAKEASEGSLAATIPAIANAIYDAVGVRLREAPFTPERVLAAIKAKHSEKKALEITRGADPSLPTTFREHGGSLWFKGKGPQRHADDPSRRSSQHEQ; this is encoded by the coding sequence ATGTCTGATTTCTCCATCATCGGAAAACGCGTTGCTCTCGTCGATTCGGCAGGCAAGACGACGGGCCAGGGCAAATACACGGACGACCTGTCAGTGCCCGGAATGCTGACGGGCAAGATCCTGCATTCGCCGTATCCGCACGCGCGGATCAAGAAGATCGATACGTCGAAGGCCGAAGCGATAGACGGCGTGGTGTGTGTAGTTACCGGGCCGGACGCGCCGAACAAATACGGCATTCTGCCTGTCGGTCATGACGAGACAGCGCTGGCCGTGGAAAAAGTGCGGTATGTGGGCGACAACGTCGCGTGCGTAGTGGCGACTTCTGAGCAAATTGCTGAGCGCGCGCTGGAGCTGATCGAAGTCGAATATGAGCAACTGCCGGCGTGGTTTGATCCGGAAGACTCGATGAAGGCGGAGAAGGACTGGATCCATCCGCAGCGGCCCAACAATATTGAGAAAGATTATCACCACGTTTTTGGCGATCCGGACAAAGGATTTGCCGAGGCTGACGTGGTGATGGAGCATCGCTATATTGCGGGCGAGGTGACGCACGCGGCGATGGAGCCGCATGCGACGCTGGCGTCGTTTGAAATTGATTCGCAGACGGGGCAGCCGGGGCGGCTCACGGTATGGTCGTCAACCCAGGTTCCGTACTACCTGCAGCACAAGCTCTCCATTGTGCTGGAGTTGCCGATGCAGCAAATCCGCGTGATCAAGCCGCTGGTGGGCGGCGGGTTTGGCGGCAAGAGTGAAGTGATTCCGCTGGAAATTATTGCGGCGGTGGCGGCGCGCAAGGCCAAAGCGCCGGTGAAGATCACCTACACGCGGGAAGAAGTTTTCTGGGCTCATCGCGGCAGGCCGCGCACGATTATTGATATGAAGATCGGCGCGAAGAAAGATGGCCACATTACGGCGGTCGCGGCCAAGGTGATTCAGGATGGCGGCGCGTATTGCTCTTATGGCGTGGTCACGATCCTTTACTCCGGCGCTCTGCTGGGCGCGCTCTATGACATTCCCAATATCCGCTATGACGGCTATCGCGTGCTGACGAACAAACCGGCCTGCGGCGCGATGCGCGGACATGGCACGGTGAATGTGCGGTTTGCATTTGAGAGCCAGTTGGATGAGATTGCGGCAAAGCTGGATATCGATCCGGCGGAGATCCGGCGCATCAATCTACTGAAGCCGCCGTGCATCACCGTGAATAACTTGCGGGTGCAGAGTTACGGCCTGCCGGAGTGCATTGATCAGGTGATAACGCGATCAGGCTGGCATGAGCGCCGCAGCCAGCTTCCGCCGGCGCGTGGCATGGGAATGGCGTGCAGCCATTATGTGAGCGGCGCGGCCAACAGCATTATCCGTTCAGACATGCCACATTCCACGGTGAATATCAAAATTGATCGCGACGGTGGCGTGGTGGTGTATACCGGAGCGTCAGACATCGGCCAGGGATCAGACACAATGGTGGCGCAGATTGTGGCTGAGGTGCTGGGCATCGGGCTGGGGCGCATTCGCGTGATTGCTGCAGACACTGACCTGACGCCGATCGATATTGGATCGTACTCCAGTCGCGTGACGTTCATGAACGGCAATGCGTCGCTGCGATCAGCGCAGGACGTGAGAAAGAAGATAGCCGCTGCGGCGGCCGTGAAGATGAACTGCGCGCCGGAAGACGTGATGATGCGCGACGATCGGGTGTGGAAACGCGGAACCGCGGAGCCTTCAACTAACGGCGCACACGCGGAGCAAATACTGGAGAAGGTTGATACGCCACGCGGCAATGTGAAAGAAGTCAGCGGCCGAGTCGAAGGGCAGACGCTCCGTGGATCATTGCAGCAGAAGCGCAAAGAAGAAGGCCCGAAAGACAGCATGAGCTTTGAAGAAGCGGTGGTCTCGGCTATCGACTTTACCGGCGCGCTGACGGGAACAGGATCATACGCGCCGCCCAAGGACGCACGCGGCGGAGCATTTAAAGGCGCGGGCGTGGGACCGTCACCGGCATATTCGTATTCGGCGCAGGTAGCGGAAGTGACAGTGGATGAAGAGACGGGCGAAGTCACGGTCCACAAGGTCTGGGCTGCGCATGATTGCGGGCGCGCGCTGAATCCAGTATCAGTAGAAGGCCAGGTGATCGGCTCAGTATGGATGGGGCTGGGGCAGGCGATGCAGGAAGAAATGGTGTGGAAAGACGGGCTGCTGATGAACCCGGGAATGCTGGAGTACAAGTCGCCTTCGGCCACGGAGTCGCCTGAGGTGGAATGCATTATTGTGGAGTCCGTCGATCCGGAAGGGCCATTCGGCGCGAAGGAAGCGAGCGAAGGCTCTTTGGCTGCGACGATCCCGGCGATTGCGAACGCGATCTATGATGCGGTAGGCGTCCGGCTGCGTGAAGCGCCATTCACTCCGGAGCGTGTGCTGGCGGCGATTAAAGCAAAGCATTCCGAAAAGAAAGCTCTGGAAATCACGCGTGGCGCTGATCCATCCCTGCCGACGACGTTTCGCGAGCACGGCGGATCGCTGTGGTTTAAAGGCAAAGGGCCGCAGCGGCATGCGGATGATCCGTCGAGACGGAGTTCTCAACACGAGCAATGA
- a CDS encoding FAD binding domain-containing protein, which yields MSLPSFKFLRPRSLRQAVDYLARHGNELAILAGGTDLLPSMKQKLFTPGYVMDIRGIEEIQGIHVRPGAGVEIGALTPLSAIEDSEFIRRSYRVLHEAAMTVASPILRNMGTLGGNICLDTRCVWYNQSLQWRRSCGFCIKKDGDLCHVAPGGKFCWAAFSGDTPPALLCLGAEVEIAGPAGLRRVALKDFYTNVGDARMKLERNEMLTRVFLPEDSAGWKGSYMKLRIRGSIDYPLAGVAVALKKNGGPVENARVAITAVNPAPLLVKGAENALVGKQIDEHVAAVVGELAAKMAKPLTTSGLTPEYRREIVKVYAKRAVLAAR from the coding sequence ATGAGTCTTCCTTCATTCAAATTTCTTCGTCCACGTTCGCTGCGGCAGGCGGTTGACTACCTGGCGCGGCATGGCAATGAGTTGGCGATCCTGGCCGGCGGCACGGACCTGTTGCCGTCGATGAAGCAGAAGCTGTTCACGCCAGGATACGTGATGGACATCCGCGGGATTGAAGAGATCCAGGGAATCCACGTGCGTCCGGGAGCAGGCGTAGAAATTGGTGCGCTCACGCCGCTTTCAGCAATTGAAGATTCGGAGTTCATACGGCGCAGCTATCGCGTGCTGCATGAGGCGGCGATGACGGTAGCGTCGCCAATTTTGCGCAACATGGGAACGCTGGGCGGCAACATCTGCCTGGACACGCGCTGCGTCTGGTACAACCAGTCATTGCAGTGGCGGCGCTCATGCGGGTTCTGCATTAAGAAAGATGGCGATCTTTGCCACGTAGCGCCGGGCGGCAAGTTCTGCTGGGCGGCATTTTCCGGCGATACGCCTCCGGCGCTGCTGTGCCTGGGCGCCGAAGTGGAAATTGCAGGGCCGGCTGGCCTGCGGCGCGTGGCGCTCAAAGACTTCTATACCAATGTGGGCGATGCGCGCATGAAGCTGGAACGCAATGAGATGCTGACACGCGTCTTTCTGCCGGAAGATTCTGCAGGTTGGAAGGGCAGCTACATGAAGCTGCGCATACGCGGGTCGATCGATTATCCGCTGGCGGGCGTGGCGGTGGCGCTTAAGAAAAATGGCGGACCAGTGGAGAATGCCAGAGTGGCGATTACGGCCGTCAATCCCGCGCCGCTGCTGGTGAAAGGCGCGGAGAACGCGCTGGTGGGAAAACAGATTGACGAACACGTTGCGGCGGTGGTGGGAGAACTGGCGGCCAAGATGGCCAAGCCGCTGACGACTTCAGGGCTTACCCCGGAATATCGGCGAGAGATTGTGAAGGTGTATGCGAAAAGAGCGGTGCTCGCTGCGCGATAG
- a CDS encoding amidohydrolase family protein, producing MQITDCHIHIQPVEMFKAGPLEVMKKARGHYEDILEYCRSPKALLKYMDSIGVERAVLINYVAPETMGFTHEVNPWVANYCKENPKRLLSCGSVHPRHTLNVQAEMDNLVRLGIRLIKIHPPHQMLYANDYLNGVKELETIYRAAEANGIPVMIHTGTSIFPAARNKFGDPIYLDDVAVDFPKLKILMAHGGRPIWMQTAFFLLRRHKNVHLDISGIPPKILLKYFPRLEEIAHKTLFGTDWPSPGIPDIKQNLDQFRALALPDAVKEQILSKTALEMWPA from the coding sequence ATGCAAATCACTGACTGCCACATCCACATACAACCCGTTGAGATGTTCAAGGCCGGGCCGCTTGAGGTAATGAAGAAGGCGCGCGGGCATTATGAGGACATCCTGGAATATTGCCGATCACCCAAGGCGCTGCTGAAGTATATGGATTCGATTGGCGTGGAGCGCGCGGTGCTCATTAATTATGTTGCACCGGAGACGATGGGGTTCACCCATGAGGTCAACCCGTGGGTCGCGAACTACTGCAAGGAGAACCCGAAGCGGCTGCTTTCATGCGGCAGCGTACATCCGCGGCACACGCTCAACGTGCAGGCGGAGATGGACAACCTGGTTCGCCTGGGAATACGGCTGATCAAGATCCACCCGCCGCACCAGATGCTTTATGCCAATGACTATCTGAACGGCGTGAAGGAACTGGAGACGATTTACCGCGCAGCGGAAGCGAACGGCATTCCCGTGATGATTCACACTGGGACATCGATTTTTCCCGCGGCGAGGAATAAATTCGGTGACCCAATTTATCTGGATGATGTGGCCGTCGATTTTCCCAAGCTCAAGATCCTGATGGCGCATGGCGGCCGTCCGATCTGGATGCAGACGGCATTTTTCTTGCTGCGTCGACACAAGAATGTGCACTTGGATATCAGTGGGATTCCCCCGAAGATTTTGCTGAAATATTTCCCACGTCTCGAAGAGATTGCGCACAAGACGCTCTTCGGCACAGACTGGCCGAGTCCGGGTATTCCCGACATCAAACAGAATCTTGATCAGTTCCGGGCGCTGGCGCTGCCGGATGCGGTGAAAGAGCAGATTCTGAGCAAGACGGCGCTGGAGATGTGGCCGGCGTAA
- a CDS encoding lmo0937 family membrane protein — MLLLIGIVLFVLWILGFAAFHVAGGLIHLLLVFAVISIIWHLVAGRRATV, encoded by the coding sequence ATGCTTTTGCTTATCGGTATCGTTCTGTTCGTGCTTTGGATTCTGGGATTCGCAGCTTTCCACGTCGCGGGCGGCCTGATCCATCTTCTTCTGGTCTTTGCCGTGATCTCAATCATCTGGCATCTGGTGGCCGGAAGACGCGCAACGGTTTAA